One stretch of Heptranchias perlo isolate sHepPer1 chromosome 29, sHepPer1.hap1, whole genome shotgun sequence DNA includes these proteins:
- the LOC137299388 gene encoding immunoglobulin lambda-1 light chain-like, with the protein MMRTLCFFWSLALWLGYGQSQTLTQPPDLTVKPGATATLDCNIGTVDSQYVYWYKQTPGEAPQWILYYYHSLSAPTYGSGFSSSHFTSKANSGHNIYQLIINNVEVTDAAVYYCGKWVSSSSTWVFGKGTKLFVAAQELPVPSVKLLGPSAEEMSTKGEGTLVCLVSKLSMGFAGVSWTVDGTPTSSEVQTSAVSRSTDNTFSLSSYLRVPGTDWSSGKVYSCAVQQGAASQTSATVTQSDC; encoded by the exons ATGATGCGGACGCTGTGCTTTTTCTGGTCTCTGGCACTGTGGCTGGGCT ATGGACAGTCTCAGACTCTGACTCAGCCTCCAGACCTGACTGTGAAACCTGGAGCCACGGCCACACTGGACTGCAACATTGGGACGGTCGATAGCCAATATGTGTACTGGTACAAGCAGACACCAGGAGAAGCTCCTCAGTGGATCCTCTATTACTATCACTCTCTCAGTGCCCCAACCTATGGTTCTGGGTTTAGCAGCAGCCATTTCACATCGAAAGCCAACAGCGGCCACAACATTTACCAGTTAATCATAAATAATGTGGAGGTGACTGACGCTGCCGTCTATTACTGTGGAAAGTGGGTTTCATCAAGCAGTACTT GGGTGTTCGGCAAAGGGACCAAGCTCTTTGTTGCAG CTCAGGAACTCCCTGTCCCTTCAGTAAAACTGCTTGGGCCTTCAGCTGAGGAGATGTCCACTAAAGGAGAAGGCACGTTAGTTTGCCTGGTCAGCAAACTGTCCATGGGCTTCGCTGGGGTCAGCTGGACAGTCGATGGGACTCCGACGAGCAGTGAGGTCCAAACCAGCGCAGTGTCGCGGAGCACGGACAACACTTTCAGTCTCAGCAGCTACCTGAGGGTCCCCGGCACTGACTGGAGCAGTGGGAAGGTGTACTCCTGTGCAGTTCAACAAGGAGCAGCTTCACAAACATCCGCAACGGTCACACAATCCGACTGTTAA
- the LOC137299389 gene encoding immunoglobulin lambda-1 light chain-like, with the protein MMRALCFFWSLALWLGYGQSQTLTQPPDLTVKPGATATLDCNIGTVDSNYVSWYKQTPGEAPQWILYYYHSLSAPTYGSGFSSSHFTSKSNSGHNIYQLIINNVEVTDAAVYYCGKWVSSSSTWVFGKGTKLFVAAQELPVPSVKLLGPSAEEMSTKGEGTLVCLVSKLSMGFAGVSWTVDGTPTSSEVQTSAVSRSTDNTFSLSSYLRVPGTDWSSGKVYSCAVQQGAASQTSATVTQSDC; encoded by the exons ATGATGCGGGCGCTGTGCTTTTTCTGGTCTCTGGCACTGTGGCTGGGCT ATGGACAGTCTCAGACTCTGACTCAGCCTCCAGACCTGACTGTGAAACCTGGAGCCACGGCCACACTGGACTGCAACATTGGGACGGTCGATAGCAATTATGTGAGCTGGTACAAGCAGACACCAGGAGAAGCTCCTCAGTGGATCCTCTATTACTATCACTCTCTCAGTGCCCCAACCTATGGTTCTGGGTTTAGCAGCAGCCATTTCACATCGAAATCCAACAGCGGCCACAACATTTACCAGTTAATCATAAATAATGTGGAGGTGACTGACGCTGCCGTCTATTACTGTGGAAAGTGGGTTTCATCAAGCAGTACTT GGGTGTTCGGCAAAGGGACCAAGCTCTTTGTTGCAG CTCAGGAACTCCCTGTCCCTTCAGTAAAACTGCTTGGGCCTTCAGCTGAGGAGATGTCCACTAAAGGAGAAGGCACGTTAGTTTGCCTGGTCAGCAAACTGTCCATGGGCTTCGCTGGGGTCAGCTGGACAGTCGATGGGACTCCGACGAGCAGTGAGGTCCAAACCAGCGCAGTGTCGCGGAGCACGGACAACACTTTCAGTCTCAGCAGCTACCTGAGGGTCCCCGGCACTGACTGGAGCAGTGGGAAGGTGTACTCCTGTGCAGTTCAACAAGGAGCAGCTTCACAAACATCCGCAACGGTCACACAATCCGACTGTTAA